One genomic segment of Mycolicibacterium chubuense NBB4 includes these proteins:
- a CDS encoding YoaK family protein, with product MSLASPVSPRRTHIALLLLTFTTGLIDAVSVLVLGHVFVANMTGNMIFLGFWFVPHSGVDLTAAVVAFFGFVTGTVVAGRLFRHLGGNVRRWLATALGLEVVILLALAALTGSGVLDYHDDRKLFLIAGLAIAFGDQNATARQFGIQELSTTVLTQTIVGIGFDSRLAGGTGDREKLRYGVVLTMCSGAVVGATLTRVTVAPIIVIAAVLVAVSAAVFCLGSGGPD from the coding sequence GTGAGCCTGGCCTCGCCGGTGTCGCCGCGCAGGACCCACATCGCGCTGCTGCTCCTGACGTTCACGACGGGATTGATCGACGCGGTCAGCGTGCTGGTGCTCGGCCACGTGTTCGTCGCGAACATGACCGGCAACATGATCTTCCTCGGCTTCTGGTTCGTTCCGCACTCCGGCGTCGACCTGACGGCCGCCGTCGTCGCCTTCTTCGGATTCGTCACCGGCACCGTCGTCGCCGGCCGGCTGTTCCGTCATCTCGGCGGAAACGTCCGGCGTTGGCTGGCAACGGCTCTGGGGCTGGAGGTGGTCATCCTGCTGGCCCTGGCGGCGCTGACCGGCAGCGGGGTGCTCGACTATCACGACGACCGCAAGCTCTTCCTGATCGCCGGGCTGGCCATCGCGTTCGGTGATCAGAATGCCACGGCCCGCCAGTTCGGCATCCAGGAGTTGTCCACCACGGTGCTGACGCAGACCATCGTCGGCATCGGGTTCGACAGCAGGCTCGCCGGCGGCACCGGCGACCGGGAGAAGCTGCGCTACGGCGTGGTGCTGACGATGTGCTCCGGCGCGGTCGTCGGCGCGACGCTGACACGGGTCACGGTCGCGCCGATCATCGTGATCGCCGCGGTCCTCGTCGCCGTGTCCGCAGCGGTGTTCTGCCTCGGCTCGGGCGGGCCGGACTGA
- a CDS encoding fructosamine kinase family protein, which translates to MVEFVKRNPQAPDGFFACEAAGLQWLSRVLDGVPCARVLAVDEQSLTLERLTPAAPTRSAAAEFGARLARTHAAGADGFGAPPDGWTGHGFFGPLQQPLPMSLPRVPSWGVFYAEHRLAPMADRARSRLDSATSNAVDAVIDRCATGEFDDDDQPCRLHGDLWSGNVMWTAVGAVLIDPAAHGGHRETDLAMLALFGCPYLDAVIDGYAGRHPLRAGWRDRVGLHQLYPLLAHVVLFGAGYAEPTRAAALSALALS; encoded by the coding sequence ATCGTGGAGTTCGTCAAGCGCAACCCGCAGGCTCCGGACGGCTTCTTCGCCTGCGAAGCCGCCGGGCTGCAATGGCTTTCGCGTGTGCTGGACGGGGTGCCGTGTGCGCGCGTCCTCGCCGTCGACGAGCAGTCGCTGACGCTGGAGCGGCTGACGCCGGCCGCCCCCACCCGATCCGCCGCCGCCGAGTTCGGGGCACGGCTGGCCCGCACGCATGCCGCAGGAGCCGACGGGTTCGGTGCACCGCCCGACGGCTGGACCGGGCACGGATTCTTCGGCCCGTTGCAGCAGCCGCTGCCGATGAGCCTGCCCCGGGTGCCCTCGTGGGGCGTGTTCTACGCCGAGCACCGGCTGGCGCCGATGGCCGACCGGGCCCGCAGCCGGCTCGACAGCGCGACCAGCAATGCTGTCGACGCCGTCATAGACCGTTGTGCCACAGGGGAATTCGACGACGATGACCAGCCGTGCCGGTTACACGGAGACCTGTGGAGCGGCAACGTGATGTGGACGGCGGTGGGCGCGGTGCTGATCGACCCGGCCGCCCACGGAGGGCACCGTGAGACCGACCTCGCGATGCTGGCGCTGTTCGGGTGCCCGTATTTGGACGCGGTCATCGACGGCTACGCCGGCCGGCACCCGCTGCGCGCGGGCTGGCGTGACCGGGTGGGCCTGCACCAGCTGTATCCGCTGCTGGCGCACGTGGTGCTCTTCGGGGCCGGGTATGCCGAACCTACGCGCGCGGCAGCGCTCAGCGCGCTGGCACTCAGTTGA
- a CDS encoding virulence factor Mce family protein, which translates to MLTRFIKIQLIIFTILTVIAVAVLGLYYLRLPSLAGIGQYTLYAQLPRSGGLYATGNVTYRGTQIGKVTAVEPTENGARATMSIDNQYKIPVDVTASVHSVSAIGEQYLDLVPASNTNQYLSAGSTITKSTVPSEVGPALDQANKGLAVLPKEKIDSLLTETSKAVGGLGPALQRLVDSTTNLAQGFRDNLPQVNDIIENSAPILDSQVQSGDAIQQWSRNLNIIASQTAEQDSALRSGLQQAAPTLDQVTSVFSDVRDSLPQTLANLSVVIDMLKRYNKGVEQALVILPQGAALSQAGTIFENEGLLHFGLSINQPPPCLTGFLPASQWRSPADTSMAPLPTGTYCKIPKDYQANVVRGARNYPCADVPGKRAATPKECHSNEPYVPLGTNPWYGDPNQILSCPAPGARCDQGVDPGRVIPAPSVNNGMNPLSADQLPAPQSTAPVSDPVSPPGSGTVSCSGQQPNPCIYTPAQGPPGTTAAYSPSSGEVVGPDGVRYNVRNSSNPGDDGWKEMLAPAG; encoded by the coding sequence ATGTTGACGCGGTTCATCAAGATTCAGCTGATCATCTTCACGATCCTGACCGTCATCGCCGTCGCGGTGCTGGGCCTGTACTACCTGCGGCTGCCGAGCCTGGCCGGCATCGGCCAGTACACGCTCTACGCGCAGCTGCCGCGGTCGGGTGGGCTCTACGCCACCGGCAACGTCACCTACCGCGGCACCCAGATCGGGAAGGTGACCGCCGTCGAGCCGACGGAGAACGGCGCCAGAGCCACGATGAGCATCGACAACCAGTACAAGATCCCGGTCGACGTGACGGCCAGCGTGCACTCGGTGTCGGCCATCGGCGAGCAGTATCTGGACCTCGTGCCGGCGAGCAACACCAACCAGTACCTCAGCGCGGGGTCGACCATCACGAAGAGCACGGTGCCCAGCGAGGTGGGTCCCGCGCTCGACCAGGCCAACAAGGGCCTGGCGGTGCTGCCGAAGGAGAAGATCGACTCCCTGCTCACCGAGACGTCGAAGGCGGTCGGCGGGCTGGGTCCCGCGTTGCAGCGGCTGGTCGACTCGACGACGAACCTGGCCCAGGGCTTCCGGGACAACCTGCCTCAGGTCAACGACATCATCGAGAACTCGGCGCCGATCCTGGACAGCCAGGTGCAGTCCGGCGACGCGATCCAGCAGTGGTCGCGCAACCTGAACATCATCGCGTCGCAGACGGCCGAGCAGGACTCTGCGCTGCGCAGCGGTCTGCAGCAGGCGGCTCCGACACTGGATCAGGTCACCAGCGTGTTCAGTGATGTCCGCGACTCGCTGCCCCAGACGCTGGCCAACCTCTCGGTCGTCATCGACATGCTCAAGCGCTACAACAAGGGCGTCGAGCAGGCGCTGGTGATCCTGCCGCAGGGTGCGGCCCTGTCGCAGGCGGGCACGATCTTCGAGAACGAGGGTCTGCTGCACTTCGGCCTGTCGATCAACCAGCCGCCGCCGTGCCTGACCGGATTCCTGCCGGCGTCGCAGTGGCGCTCGCCCGCTGACACCAGCATGGCGCCGCTGCCCACCGGGACGTACTGCAAGATCCCGAAGGACTATCAGGCCAACGTGGTCCGCGGAGCCCGTAACTATCCGTGCGCGGACGTGCCCGGCAAGCGGGCAGCGACCCCGAAGGAATGCCACAGCAACGAGCCGTACGTGCCGCTGGGCACCAACCCGTGGTACGGCGATCCGAACCAGATCCTGTCCTGCCCGGCGCCCGGAGCCCGGTGCGACCAGGGTGTCGACCCCGGCCGGGTGATTCCCGCACCGTCGGTCAACAACGGCATGAACCCGCTGTCGGCCGACCAGCTGCCCGCGCCGCAGTCGACGGCGCCGGTCAGCGACCCGGTGAGCCCCCCGGGCTCGGGTACGGTCAGTTGCAGTGGTCAGCAGCCCAACCCGTGCATCTACACTCCAGCGCAGGGGCCGCCCGGCACCACCGCGGCATACAGCCCGAGCAGCGGCGAGGTGGTAGGGCCTGACGGCGTCAGGTACAACGTCCGCAACTCGAGCAACCCAGGAGACGACGGATGGAAGGAGATGCTGGCACCAGCCGGCTGA
- a CDS encoding virulence factor Mce family protein, which produces MRVLEGSNRVRNGLMGILVLILVIGVGQSFTTVPMLFATPMYYAQFADTGGINPGDKVRIAGVDVGSVKSTEIDGDKVVIGYSLGGTEIGTQSRAAIRTDTILGRRNIEIDPRGDDPLRANGVLPLGQTSTPYQIYDAFYDLSKSTSGWDTKTVKESLNVLSETIDQTYPHLSAALDGVARFSDTIGKRDDQIKHLLANANKVAGVLGNRSEQINRLFVNAQTLLAAVNERNYAVSQLLERVDKFSTQVKGLIDDNPNLNHVLEQLRTLSDVLAARKFDLVDVLTTLSKFTASLGEAIASGPYFKVMLVNLAPYWILQPFVDAAFKKRGINPEEFWRNAGLPAFRFPDPNGTGFPNGAPPPAPTPLEGTPENPGPAVLKGSPCSYTPPADGLPRPGNPLPCAGLSVGPFGDNPYGPNYQGQGPNVATSAPNPQGPLPGPGVPSAAIPGQLPPNVPGAMPPLPPAPPGARTVPLAPQPSPPDFTPGIAPLPPALNGPPPPPGPGPQLAPAGQAPLPGNPPFLPPGSQG; this is translated from the coding sequence ATGAGAGTCCTCGAAGGGTCCAACCGGGTCCGTAACGGGTTGATGGGCATCCTCGTCCTGATTCTCGTCATCGGCGTCGGGCAGAGCTTCACCACCGTGCCGATGCTGTTCGCGACACCGATGTACTACGCGCAGTTCGCCGACACCGGTGGCATCAACCCCGGCGACAAGGTCCGCATCGCCGGAGTCGACGTCGGCTCGGTGAAGTCGACGGAGATCGACGGCGACAAGGTCGTCATCGGCTACTCGTTGGGCGGCACCGAGATCGGCACGCAGAGCCGGGCGGCCATCCGCACCGACACCATCCTGGGCCGCCGCAACATCGAGATCGATCCGCGAGGCGACGACCCACTGCGCGCGAACGGGGTTCTTCCGCTGGGACAGACGAGCACGCCGTATCAGATCTACGACGCGTTCTACGACCTGAGCAAGTCGACCTCGGGCTGGGACACCAAGACGGTCAAGGAGTCGCTGAACGTCCTCTCCGAGACCATCGATCAGACGTATCCGCACCTGAGCGCGGCGCTCGACGGGGTGGCCCGCTTCTCCGACACCATCGGCAAGCGCGACGACCAGATCAAGCACCTGCTGGCCAACGCCAACAAGGTCGCCGGCGTGCTGGGCAACCGCAGCGAGCAGATCAATCGGCTGTTCGTCAACGCCCAGACCCTGCTCGCCGCCGTCAACGAGCGCAACTACGCGGTCAGCCAGCTCCTCGAGCGCGTCGACAAGTTCTCGACCCAGGTGAAGGGTCTGATCGACGACAACCCGAACCTCAACCACGTGCTCGAGCAGCTGCGCACCCTCAGCGACGTGCTGGCCGCGCGCAAGTTCGACCTCGTCGACGTGCTGACCACGCTGTCGAAGTTCACCGCGTCGCTGGGTGAGGCGATCGCGTCCGGTCCGTACTTCAAGGTGATGCTCGTCAACCTGGCGCCGTACTGGATCCTGCAGCCGTTCGTCGACGCCGCGTTCAAGAAGCGCGGCATCAACCCCGAGGAGTTCTGGCGCAACGCCGGCCTGCCCGCGTTCCGCTTCCCCGACCCGAACGGCACCGGCTTCCCCAACGGGGCACCGCCGCCTGCGCCGACCCCGCTCGAGGGCACCCCGGAGAATCCGGGTCCGGCGGTCTTGAAGGGTTCGCCGTGCTCCTACACCCCGCCCGCCGACGGGCTGCCCCGGCCGGGGAACCCGCTGCCATGCGCGGGACTGTCGGTCGGTCCCTTCGGTGACAACCCCTACGGCCCGAACTACCAGGGCCAGGGACCCAACGTCGCGACGTCGGCGCCGAATCCGCAAGGGCCGCTGCCGGGCCCGGGTGTGCCGTCCGCGGCGATCCCCGGTCAGCTGCCCCCGAACGTGCCCGGCGCGATGCCGCCGCTGCCGCCCGCACCGCCCGGTGCGCGTACCGTTCCGCTGGCGCCGCAGCCGTCGCCGCCGGACTTCACCCCCGGCATCGCACCGTTGCCGCCGGCGCTCAACGGACCGCCGCCCCCGCCGGGGCCGGGTCCGCAGCTGGCGCCTGCCGGCCAGGCGCCGCTGCCGGGCAATCCACCGTTCCTCCCACCGGGATCGCAAGGCTAG
- a CDS encoding mammalian cell entry protein, which yields MSPRRRVDDGDFVGTGYFSVTPRPPRRWGLPLVAVMAALFVAAAIAASTFMFVQHEKDRRATVEDAAALGYTREFMTMYMTLDPYHANDYADRIVAQATGEFAKNFQKKEGEILVQVARGEPTTGTVLEAGVQRRNDDGSLDVLVATKVTSKTPDQKSTIESGSRWIATTIKEGQQWKISNLIQVI from the coding sequence ATGAGTCCGCGGCGCAGGGTCGACGACGGCGACTTCGTCGGCACCGGATACTTCTCGGTGACCCCGAGACCGCCGCGGCGGTGGGGGCTTCCGCTCGTGGCCGTCATGGCCGCACTGTTCGTCGCGGCCGCGATCGCGGCGAGCACCTTCATGTTCGTCCAGCACGAGAAGGACCGGCGCGCCACGGTCGAAGACGCCGCCGCCCTCGGGTACACCCGCGAGTTCATGACCATGTACATGACGCTGGACCCGTACCACGCCAACGACTATGCCGACCGGATCGTTGCGCAGGCGACCGGCGAGTTCGCGAAGAACTTCCAGAAGAAGGAGGGCGAGATCCTGGTCCAGGTGGCGCGCGGAGAGCCGACCACCGGGACGGTTCTCGAGGCCGGGGTGCAGCGCCGCAACGACGACGGCAGCCTCGACGTGCTGGTCGCGACCAAGGTCACCTCGAAGACACCGGATCAGAAGTCGACGATCGAGAGCGGAAGCCGCTGGATCGCCACGACGATCAAGGAAGGACAGCAGTGGAAGATCAGCAACCTGATTCAGGTGATCTGA
- a CDS encoding virulence factor Mce family protein has product MSTIFNIRNMKLPGVSRAALIIGTIVLILAIVALFLGFNLYKRLSNNTVTAYFTQTLALYPGDKVQIMGVRVGTIDKIEPDGDKMKVTFHYDKKYKVPANASASILNPSLVASRTIQLAPPYTGGPVMQNNAVIGLDRTQVPVEYDDLRDSLSRLLTDLGPTPQQPKGPFGDIIESAADGFAGKGEQLNKTLNGLSEALFALNEGRGDLFSVVKSLALFVNALHNSDRQFVALNNQLATFTNAFTNTDREVADALQDLNQLLSTTRDFIGKNGEVLTHDINNLADVTNAILQPAPRDGLETGLHVFPNLGANVVNISSPNAGGIVGLPVINNFANPMQFICSAIQAGSRLGYQESAELCAQYLGPILDAIKFNYLPFGVNQFSSAMTLPKQIAYSEPRLQPPPGYKDTTVPGIFSRDTLFSHGNHEPGWTVAPGMQGVDVQPFTANMLTPESLSELMGGPDVAAPPAPPAFGVNNGRLPGPPDSYSENTPLPPPWYPQPGPPPAPAPGVIPGDPLGAIAPAPAAAPAPAPAAPAGPLLPAEAGG; this is encoded by the coding sequence ATGTCGACGATCTTCAACATCCGAAACATGAAGCTGCCGGGCGTCTCGCGGGCCGCGCTGATCATTGGCACGATCGTGCTGATTCTCGCGATCGTGGCGCTGTTCCTCGGGTTCAACCTGTACAAGCGGCTGAGCAACAACACCGTCACCGCGTATTTCACCCAGACGCTGGCCCTCTACCCGGGCGACAAGGTCCAGATCATGGGCGTGCGCGTCGGGACGATCGACAAGATCGAACCGGACGGCGACAAGATGAAGGTCACCTTCCACTACGACAAGAAGTACAAGGTGCCGGCCAACGCCTCGGCGTCGATCCTCAACCCGAGTCTGGTGGCGTCGCGCACCATCCAGCTCGCGCCCCCGTACACCGGCGGGCCGGTGATGCAGAACAACGCCGTCATCGGCCTCGACCGCACCCAGGTGCCCGTCGAGTACGACGATCTGCGCGACTCGCTGAGCCGCCTGCTCACCGATCTCGGGCCCACGCCCCAGCAGCCCAAGGGCCCGTTCGGCGACATCATCGAGTCGGCGGCGGACGGCTTCGCCGGCAAGGGCGAACAGCTCAACAAGACGCTCAACGGCCTGTCGGAGGCGCTGTTCGCCCTCAACGAGGGCCGCGGTGACCTCTTCAGCGTCGTCAAGAGCCTCGCGCTGTTCGTCAACGCGCTCCACAACAGCGACCGCCAGTTCGTCGCGCTGAACAACCAGCTCGCCACGTTCACCAACGCGTTCACCAACACCGACCGCGAGGTGGCCGACGCACTGCAGGACCTCAACCAGTTGCTCAGCACCACAAGGGATTTCATCGGCAAGAACGGTGAAGTGCTGACCCACGACATCAACAACCTCGCCGACGTCACCAACGCGATCCTGCAGCCCGCACCGCGCGACGGCCTGGAGACCGGCCTTCACGTGTTCCCGAACCTGGGCGCCAACGTGGTCAACATCTCGTCGCCGAACGCCGGCGGCATCGTCGGGTTGCCGGTGATCAACAACTTCGCCAACCCGATGCAGTTCATCTGCAGCGCCATCCAGGCCGGCAGCAGGCTGGGCTACCAGGAATCGGCGGAGCTGTGCGCCCAGTACCTGGGCCCGATCCTGGACGCCATCAAGTTCAACTACCTGCCGTTCGGTGTGAACCAGTTCAGTTCGGCGATGACGCTGCCCAAGCAGATCGCCTACTCCGAGCCACGCCTGCAGCCGCCGCCGGGATACAAGGACACGACGGTGCCCGGCATCTTCTCCCGCGACACGCTGTTCTCGCACGGCAACCACGAACCGGGCTGGACCGTGGCACCCGGTATGCAGGGCGTCGACGTCCAGCCGTTCACCGCGAACATGCTGACGCCGGAATCACTGTCGGAGCTGATGGGCGGTCCCGACGTCGCCGCGCCGCCGGCGCCGCCGGCCTTCGGCGTGAACAACGGCCGGCTGCCCGGACCTCCGGACTCCTACAGCGAGAACACCCCGCTGCCACCCCCGTGGTATCCGCAGCCCGGTCCGCCGCCGGCTCCCGCGCCCGGCGTCATCCCCGGTGATCCGCTCGGCGCGATCGCGCCCGCCCCGGCGGCGGCGCCCGCACCGGCACCGGCCGCACCGGCAGGTCCCCTGTTGCCGGCCGAGGCGGGAGGTTAA
- a CDS encoding virulence factor Mce family protein, whose product MATMMKMARRAGALGAAALVLTSCGSWKGIANVPLPGGPGTGPGHSTIYVQMPDTLALNVNSRVRVADVYVGRVRSIALKNWIATLTLDLDPSVKLPANALAKIGQTSLLGSQHVELDLPPNPSQQQLKDGDTIPLKNASAFPTTERVLASIASILTGGGVSNLETIQTEVNNALDGRAGQIRDFLGKLDTFTDELNQQRDDITRAIDSTDRLLSIVAQRNDTLDAVLTEFPPLIKHFADTRDLFADAIEALGRISNAAENALAPASDNLHTNLANLQRPLKELGKASPYLIGALKLLFTAPFSIENVPKVVRGDYINVSLLVDATLSALDNGILSGTGVSGMLRALEQSWGRDPNTMIPDVRFTPNPHDAPNGPLVERGE is encoded by the coding sequence ATGGCCACGATGATGAAAATGGCGCGCCGGGCCGGCGCGCTCGGTGCCGCGGCACTGGTGCTGACGTCCTGCGGGTCGTGGAAGGGCATCGCGAACGTGCCGCTGCCGGGCGGCCCCGGCACCGGACCGGGTCACTCGACGATCTACGTCCAGATGCCGGACACGTTGGCGCTCAACGTCAACAGCCGCGTCCGGGTGGCCGACGTCTACGTCGGCCGCGTGCGGTCGATCGCGCTGAAGAACTGGATCGCGACGCTGACGCTCGACCTCGACCCGTCGGTCAAGCTGCCGGCCAACGCGCTGGCCAAGATCGGGCAGACCAGCCTGCTGGGTTCCCAGCACGTCGAGCTGGACCTGCCGCCGAACCCGTCGCAGCAGCAACTCAAGGACGGCGACACGATCCCGCTCAAGAACGCGTCGGCGTTCCCGACCACCGAGCGGGTGCTCGCCAGCATCGCCTCGATCCTCACCGGCGGTGGGGTGTCGAACCTCGAGACGATCCAGACGGAGGTCAACAACGCCCTCGACGGCCGCGCGGGTCAGATCCGGGATTTCCTGGGCAAGCTCGACACGTTCACCGACGAGCTCAACCAGCAGCGCGACGACATCACCCGCGCCATCGACTCGACCGACCGGCTGCTGTCGATCGTCGCCCAGCGCAACGACACCCTCGATGCGGTGCTCACCGAGTTCCCGCCGCTGATCAAGCATTTCGCCGACACCCGCGATCTGTTCGCCGACGCCATCGAGGCACTCGGCCGGATCAGCAACGCCGCCGAGAACGCCCTGGCCCCGGCGAGCGACAACCTGCACACCAACCTGGCGAACCTGCAGCGGCCGCTGAAGGAGCTGGGCAAGGCCAGCCCGTACCTCATCGGTGCGCTGAAGCTGCTCTTCACCGCTCCGTTCAGCATCGAGAACGTGCCGAAGGTCGTGCGCGGCGACTACATCAACGTCTCGCTCCTGGTGGACGCGACGCTGTCGGCGCTCGACAACGGCATCCTCAGCGGCACCGGCGTCTCCGGAATGCTGCGGGCGCTGGAGCAGTCGTGGGGCCGCGATCCGAACACGATGATCCCGGATGTGCGCTTCACGCCGAACCCGCACGACGCGCCGAACGGTCCGCTGGTGGAAAGGGGTGAGTGA
- a CDS encoding RDD family protein, which translates to MTAVLDTGGATGATATPDQSTPDVALASWPSRAGALVVDVLPGLGVVATCALLALAAPADGAMRWVFTVLLAVTLAAMVLNRVLLPSVIGWTLGRALFGIAVARRTGEPAGLLRLTARELAHVLDTLAVFVGWLWPLWDRRRRTFADLLARTEVRRVPGPERNVRRLVAAVLVGLAVLCAAAAALGYVTSYRHERAVEQANAQIKEQGPRIVEQMLSYGVDTMAQDFAKAQTLTTDGYRPQLVAQQQTVQRAGATTNEYWAVSSAVLPNPPVTPDQASMLLALQGQRGTDPKSLKFITATVRVDFRKIDGQWRVANLTVLKQPQMQPAAGQ; encoded by the coding sequence GTGACGGCTGTTCTCGACACGGGCGGTGCCACCGGCGCGACCGCGACGCCCGACCAGTCCACGCCTGACGTGGCGCTGGCGTCGTGGCCGTCCCGGGCGGGTGCGCTGGTCGTCGACGTGCTGCCGGGGCTCGGGGTCGTCGCGACGTGCGCGCTGCTGGCGCTGGCCGCACCCGCCGACGGAGCGATGCGGTGGGTGTTCACGGTGCTGCTCGCCGTCACGCTGGCCGCGATGGTGCTCAACCGGGTGCTGCTGCCGAGCGTGATCGGCTGGACGCTCGGCCGCGCGCTGTTCGGTATCGCGGTGGCGCGGCGCACCGGCGAGCCGGCGGGCCTGCTGCGCTTGACGGCGCGTGAGCTCGCGCACGTGCTCGACACGCTGGCGGTCTTCGTCGGCTGGTTGTGGCCGCTGTGGGACCGGCGCCGGCGCACGTTCGCCGATCTGTTGGCGCGCACCGAGGTGCGCCGCGTGCCGGGTCCCGAGCGCAACGTGCGCAGACTGGTCGCCGCCGTCCTCGTCGGGCTCGCGGTGCTGTGCGCCGCGGCCGCGGCCCTGGGCTATGTGACCTCCTACCGGCACGAACGGGCGGTCGAGCAGGCGAACGCGCAGATCAAGGAGCAGGGGCCCCGCATCGTCGAGCAGATGCTCAGCTACGGCGTGGACACCATGGCGCAGGACTTCGCCAAGGCGCAGACCCTGACCACCGACGGGTACCGGCCGCAGTTGGTGGCTCAGCAGCAGACGGTGCAGCGCGCCGGCGCGACGACGAACGAATACTGGGCCGTCAGCAGCGCGGTCCTGCCCAACCCGCCGGTGACACCGGATCAGGCCTCGATGCTGCTGGCGCTGCAGGGCCAGCGCGGGACCGATCCCAAGAGCCTGAAGTTCATCACCGCCACGGTGCGCGTGGACTTCCGCAAGATCGACGGTCAGTGGCGCGTCGCCAATCTCACCGTGCTGAAGCAGCCGCAGATGCAGCCGGCGGCGGGGCAATGA